One stretch of Zerene cesonia ecotype Mississippi chromosome 20, Zerene_cesonia_1.1, whole genome shotgun sequence DNA includes these proteins:
- the LOC119835059 gene encoding MICAL-like protein 1 isoform X1 — protein MSEVKGTKALELWCKRLVRDCPDVQIDNMTTSWRNGMAFCALVHHFRPDLIDLSKLDPENIYENNRLAYSIAEKHLGIPALLDPEDMVENDVPDRLSILTYLSQFYQRLGHTVNTKVSESESKSSPSSQSTTPIKFGKVALDKCAACGLPVYLAQRLMVSQKLYHRQCFRCSKCSGHLNPKNFHIIKENEFSCDTCKNEKNISKYLNNNDQMGMLAFNNDTCSTNQETLKDDLKVTRDKTRPQSILEKINMFENIDKDISIENKLGNISLKDNLISNKYKDSANNISSSSTKTEDCGDMESTHSVTDGNDDELLEKENKILYRSTPEKVYKSNIDKLNFLQTQLTEQQNLESQAKEAEVNKPDIEDDLTESVPKNDISLNDLKSNITDDSRLAQSTNKKLDTELIDHNSHSDLDISIQKETEVKINVPPRRKKNSALNKKVEHDNNEKLKKSDKDYPDYLNPFSDEEDEPELQQTQRRVSTNPFGSSDDEDDAVPPISSPPKIPDVQSSTPIKRHITAYNPFWSDGEEPSTDEEYDSMSSMHKSPITASTPNLPSSTPRRRKPKAPPPPVISISEHHDMPATSMDDVASLSSMSSHTSTAHSDQKSFGKLTPNSRKKRPAPSPLDSLSNVSGCGGSLERGVDTSTTRSNLSDGGRKTKGPAPGLPLPERREVKMQMSPEELQVQLDLLETQQLGLERQGVLIEQMIRDKCEGDEASMAPQEEIEDLVIQLCELVNEKNDLFRKQTELMYIRRQQRLEQEQADIEHEIRVIQSRPAVNRIDADKAREEQLVCRLVEIVRMRDELVQQIDAERRRERQEDLAIAASIASKRAQRNSDSNSSSIKSTEVVTPVKKNKVKDKVKKQLKKAKHTLIAKKKDEEKKDKMT, from the exons aTGTCGGAAGTAAAAGGAACAAAGGCGCTCGAGTTATGGTGCAAACGACTGGTGAGAGACTGTCCTGATGTTCAGATAGATAATATGACAACATCCTGGAGAAATGGAATGGCGTTTTGTGCACTTGTGCATCACTTTAGGCCCGATTTAAT AGATCTGTCAAAATTAGATCCTGAGaacatttatgaaaacaaCCGTTTGGCATATAGTATTGCAGAAAAACATTTAGGCATTCCAGCACTATTAGATCCTGAGGATATGGTAGAAAATGATGTGCCAGATAGACTATCAATACTAACATATTTGTCTCAGTTCTATCAGCGTCTTGGACACACAG TTAATACAAAGGTTTCAGAGAGTGAGTCGAAATCATCGCCATCTTCACAATCAACA ACACCAATCAAGTTTGGAAAAGTGGCTCTGGACAAGTGTGCCGCTTGTGGACTTCCTGTATACCTAGCACAAAGACTTATGGTCTCACAGAAACTGTACCATAGACAATGTTTCCGATGCTCCAAATGTTCTGGACATTTGAATCctaaaaactttcatattattaaagaaaatgaatTTTCTTGTGATACTtgtaaaaatgaaaagaataTATCCAAATATCTTAACAATAATGATCAAATGGGAATGCTGGCATTCAATAATGATACATGTAGCACAAACCAAGAAACCTTAAAGGATGACTTAAAGGTTACAAGGGATAAAACAAGACCCCAGTCAATATTAG aaaaaataaatatgtttgaaaaCATAGATAAAGATATcagtattgaaaataaattaggaaatattagtttaaaagataatttgattagtaataaatataaggatAGTGCTAATAACATTAGCAGTTCTAGCACTAAAACAGAAGATTGTGGTGATATGGAAAGTACTCATAGTGTAACAGATGGAAATGATGATGAACTAttggaaaaagaaaacaaaatattgtacagATCAACTCcagaaaaagtatataaaagtaatattgataaactaaattttttacaaacgCAACTAACTGAACAACAAAATTTGGAATCCCAAGCAAAAGAAGCAGAAGTAAATAAGCCAGATATTGAAGATGATTTAACAGAAAGTGTTCCAAAGAATGACATTTccttaaatgatttaaaaagtaatataactGATGATAGTAGGTTAGCTCAaagcacaaataaaaaattagacaCAGAATTAATAGATCATAACTCACATTCGGATTTGGATATATCTATTCAAAAGGAGACAgaggtaaaaataaatgtccctccaagaagaaaaaaaaatagtgcattgaataaaaaagttgaaCATGACAATAATGAAAAACTAAAGAAAAGCGATAAAGATTACCCTGACTATTTAAATCCCTTCTCTGATGAAGAGGACGAG CCTGAGCTTCAGCAAACTCAAAGGAGAGTGAGTACCAACCCATTTGGAAGCAGcgatgatgaagatgatgcAGTGCCTCCTATAAGTTCTCCCCCAAAAATTCCGGATGTACAATCATCAACacctat CAAACGGCACATAACAGCGTATAACCCGTTTTGGTCTGATGGCGAAGAACCTTCTACAGATGAAGAGTATGACAGTATGAG TAGCATGCACAAATCTCCAATCACGGCCAGTACTCCGAACCTACCGTCGAGCACGCCTCGCCGCAGGAAGCCAAAGGCGCCTCCTCCGCCCGTTATCAGTATAAGTGAACACCACGACATGCCTGCCACGTCTATGGACGATGTGGCCAGTCTATCCTCTATGAGTTCACATACGTCCACTGCACATTCCGACCAG AAATCGTTTGGCAAATTAACTCCAAATTCAAGGAAAAAGCGTCCCGCTCCCTCACCACTCGACAGCCTATCAAATGTGTCCGGCTGTGGGGGCTCGCTCGAGCGAGGCGTAGATACTTCGACCACACGCAGCAATCTATCTGATg GTGGTCGTAAAACGAAAGGACCAGCACCAGGCTTACCCTTACCTGAACGACGTGAAGTTAAAATGCAAATGTCACCGGAGGAACTTCAAGTTCAACTAGATTTACTTGAGACGCAACAGCTTGGACTAGAGAGGCAGGGTGTCCTCATCGAGCAGATGATACGCGACAAGTGTGAGG GTGATGAAGCGTCAATGGCGCCCCAGGAAGAGATAGAGGACTTAGTTATTCAACTATGTGAACTAGTCAATGAAAAGAATGATTTGTTTAGAAAACAAACTGAACTAATGTATAT tcGGAGACAACAGCGTCTGGAACAGGAGCAGGCAGATATTGAACATGAAATTAGAGTCATTCAATCTCGTCCTGCAGTTAATCGTATTGACGCTGACAAA gCTCGTGAGGAGCAACTGGTATGCCGTTTGGTAGAAATTGTTCGCATGAGGGATGAATTGGTACAACAAATTGATGCGGAGAGAAGACGTGAGCGGCAAGAAGACCTGGCAATCGCTGCCTCCATCGCCAGTAAGAGAg CTCAGAGAAATAGCGACTCTAACAGCTCATCTATTAAATCGACCGAGGTTGTTACACCcgtgaagaaaaataaagtcaaggataaagttaaaaagcaattaaaaaaggCTAAACATACCCTAATCGCTAAGAAAAaagatgaagaaaaaaaagacaaaatgacatga
- the LOC119835059 gene encoding MICAL-like protein 1 isoform X3, giving the protein MSEVKGTKALELWCKRLVRDCPDVQIDNMTTSWRNGMAFCALVHHFRPDLIDLSKLDPENIYENNRLAYSIAEKHLGIPALLDPEDMVENDVPDRLSILTYLSQFYQRLGHTVNTKVSESESKSSPSSQSTTPIKFGKVALDKCAACGLPVYLAQRLMVSQKLYHRQCFRCSKCSGHLNPKNFHIIKENEFSCDTCKNEKNISKYLNNNDQMGMLAFNNDTCSTNQETLKDDLKVTRDKTRPQSILEKINMFENIDKDISIENKLGNISLKDNLISNKYKDSANNISSSSTKTEDCGDMESTHSVTDGNDDELLEKENKILYRSTPEKVYKSNIDKLNFLQTQLTEQQNLESQAKEAEVNKPDIEDDLTESVPKNDISLNDLKSNITDDSRLAQSTNKKLDTELIDHNSHSDLDISIQKETEVKINVPPRRKKNSALNKKVEHDNNEKLKKSDKDYPDYLNPFSDEEDEPELQQTQRRVSTNPFGSSDDEDDAVPPISSPPKIPDVQSSTPIKRHITAYNPFWSDGEEPSTDEEYDSMSSMHKSPITASTPNLPSSTPRRRKPKAPPPPVISISEHHDMPATSMDDVASLSSMSSHTSTAHSDQKSFGKLTPNSRKKRPAPSPLDSLSNVSGCGGSLERGVDTSTTRSNLSDGGRKTKGPAPGLPLPERREVKMQMSPEELQVQLDLLETQQLGLERQGVLIEQMIRDKCDEASMAPQEEIEDLVIQLCELVNEKNDLFRKQTELMYIRRQQRLEQEQADIEHEIRVIQSRPAVNRIDADKAREEQLVCRLVEIVRMRDELVQQIDAERRRERQEDLAIAASIASKRAQRNSDSNSSSIKSTEVVTPVKKNKVKDKVKKQLKKAKHTLIAKKKDEEKKDKMT; this is encoded by the exons aTGTCGGAAGTAAAAGGAACAAAGGCGCTCGAGTTATGGTGCAAACGACTGGTGAGAGACTGTCCTGATGTTCAGATAGATAATATGACAACATCCTGGAGAAATGGAATGGCGTTTTGTGCACTTGTGCATCACTTTAGGCCCGATTTAAT AGATCTGTCAAAATTAGATCCTGAGaacatttatgaaaacaaCCGTTTGGCATATAGTATTGCAGAAAAACATTTAGGCATTCCAGCACTATTAGATCCTGAGGATATGGTAGAAAATGATGTGCCAGATAGACTATCAATACTAACATATTTGTCTCAGTTCTATCAGCGTCTTGGACACACAG TTAATACAAAGGTTTCAGAGAGTGAGTCGAAATCATCGCCATCTTCACAATCAACA ACACCAATCAAGTTTGGAAAAGTGGCTCTGGACAAGTGTGCCGCTTGTGGACTTCCTGTATACCTAGCACAAAGACTTATGGTCTCACAGAAACTGTACCATAGACAATGTTTCCGATGCTCCAAATGTTCTGGACATTTGAATCctaaaaactttcatattattaaagaaaatgaatTTTCTTGTGATACTtgtaaaaatgaaaagaataTATCCAAATATCTTAACAATAATGATCAAATGGGAATGCTGGCATTCAATAATGATACATGTAGCACAAACCAAGAAACCTTAAAGGATGACTTAAAGGTTACAAGGGATAAAACAAGACCCCAGTCAATATTAG aaaaaataaatatgtttgaaaaCATAGATAAAGATATcagtattgaaaataaattaggaaatattagtttaaaagataatttgattagtaataaatataaggatAGTGCTAATAACATTAGCAGTTCTAGCACTAAAACAGAAGATTGTGGTGATATGGAAAGTACTCATAGTGTAACAGATGGAAATGATGATGAACTAttggaaaaagaaaacaaaatattgtacagATCAACTCcagaaaaagtatataaaagtaatattgataaactaaattttttacaaacgCAACTAACTGAACAACAAAATTTGGAATCCCAAGCAAAAGAAGCAGAAGTAAATAAGCCAGATATTGAAGATGATTTAACAGAAAGTGTTCCAAAGAATGACATTTccttaaatgatttaaaaagtaatataactGATGATAGTAGGTTAGCTCAaagcacaaataaaaaattagacaCAGAATTAATAGATCATAACTCACATTCGGATTTGGATATATCTATTCAAAAGGAGACAgaggtaaaaataaatgtccctccaagaagaaaaaaaaatagtgcattgaataaaaaagttgaaCATGACAATAATGAAAAACTAAAGAAAAGCGATAAAGATTACCCTGACTATTTAAATCCCTTCTCTGATGAAGAGGACGAG CCTGAGCTTCAGCAAACTCAAAGGAGAGTGAGTACCAACCCATTTGGAAGCAGcgatgatgaagatgatgcAGTGCCTCCTATAAGTTCTCCCCCAAAAATTCCGGATGTACAATCATCAACacctat CAAACGGCACATAACAGCGTATAACCCGTTTTGGTCTGATGGCGAAGAACCTTCTACAGATGAAGAGTATGACAGTATGAG TAGCATGCACAAATCTCCAATCACGGCCAGTACTCCGAACCTACCGTCGAGCACGCCTCGCCGCAGGAAGCCAAAGGCGCCTCCTCCGCCCGTTATCAGTATAAGTGAACACCACGACATGCCTGCCACGTCTATGGACGATGTGGCCAGTCTATCCTCTATGAGTTCACATACGTCCACTGCACATTCCGACCAG AAATCGTTTGGCAAATTAACTCCAAATTCAAGGAAAAAGCGTCCCGCTCCCTCACCACTCGACAGCCTATCAAATGTGTCCGGCTGTGGGGGCTCGCTCGAGCGAGGCGTAGATACTTCGACCACACGCAGCAATCTATCTGATg GTGGTCGTAAAACGAAAGGACCAGCACCAGGCTTACCCTTACCTGAACGACGTGAAGTTAAAATGCAAATGTCACCGGAGGAACTTCAAGTTCAACTAGATTTACTTGAGACGCAACAGCTTGGACTAGAGAGGCAGGGTGTCCTCATCGAGCAGATGATACGCGACAAGT GTGATGAAGCGTCAATGGCGCCCCAGGAAGAGATAGAGGACTTAGTTATTCAACTATGTGAACTAGTCAATGAAAAGAATGATTTGTTTAGAAAACAAACTGAACTAATGTATAT tcGGAGACAACAGCGTCTGGAACAGGAGCAGGCAGATATTGAACATGAAATTAGAGTCATTCAATCTCGTCCTGCAGTTAATCGTATTGACGCTGACAAA gCTCGTGAGGAGCAACTGGTATGCCGTTTGGTAGAAATTGTTCGCATGAGGGATGAATTGGTACAACAAATTGATGCGGAGAGAAGACGTGAGCGGCAAGAAGACCTGGCAATCGCTGCCTCCATCGCCAGTAAGAGAg CTCAGAGAAATAGCGACTCTAACAGCTCATCTATTAAATCGACCGAGGTTGTTACACCcgtgaagaaaaataaagtcaaggataaagttaaaaagcaattaaaaaaggCTAAACATACCCTAATCGCTAAGAAAAaagatgaagaaaaaaaagacaaaatgacatga
- the LOC119835059 gene encoding MICAL-like protein 1 isoform X2 gives MSEVKGTKALELWCKRLVRDCPDVQIDNMTTSWRNGMAFCALVHHFRPDLIDLSKLDPENIYENNRLAYSIAEKHLGIPALLDPEDMVENDVPDRLSILTYLSQFYQRLGHTVNTKVSESESKSSPSSQSTTPIKFGKVALDKCAACGLPVYLAQRLMVSQKLYHRQCFRCSKCSGHLNPKNFHIIKENEFSCDTCKNEKNISKYLNNNDQMGMLAFNNDTCSTNQETLKDDLKVTRDKTRPQSILEKINMFENIDKDISIENKLGNISLKDNLISNKYKDSANNISSSSTKTEDCGDMESTHSVTDGNDDELLEKENKILYRSTPEKVYKSNIDKLNFLQTQLTEQQNLESQAKEAEVNKPDIEDDLTESVPKNDISLNDLKSNITDDSRLAQSTNKKLDTELIDHNSHSDLDISIQKETEVKINVPPRRKKNSALNKKVEHDNNEKLKKSDKDYPDYLNPFSDEEDEPELQQTQRRVSTNPFGSSDDEDDAVPPISSPPKIPDVQSSTPIKRHITAYNPFWSDGEEPSTDEEYDSMSMHKSPITASTPNLPSSTPRRRKPKAPPPPVISISEHHDMPATSMDDVASLSSMSSHTSTAHSDQKSFGKLTPNSRKKRPAPSPLDSLSNVSGCGGSLERGVDTSTTRSNLSDGGRKTKGPAPGLPLPERREVKMQMSPEELQVQLDLLETQQLGLERQGVLIEQMIRDKCEGDEASMAPQEEIEDLVIQLCELVNEKNDLFRKQTELMYIRRQQRLEQEQADIEHEIRVIQSRPAVNRIDADKAREEQLVCRLVEIVRMRDELVQQIDAERRRERQEDLAIAASIASKRAQRNSDSNSSSIKSTEVVTPVKKNKVKDKVKKQLKKAKHTLIAKKKDEEKKDKMT, from the exons aTGTCGGAAGTAAAAGGAACAAAGGCGCTCGAGTTATGGTGCAAACGACTGGTGAGAGACTGTCCTGATGTTCAGATAGATAATATGACAACATCCTGGAGAAATGGAATGGCGTTTTGTGCACTTGTGCATCACTTTAGGCCCGATTTAAT AGATCTGTCAAAATTAGATCCTGAGaacatttatgaaaacaaCCGTTTGGCATATAGTATTGCAGAAAAACATTTAGGCATTCCAGCACTATTAGATCCTGAGGATATGGTAGAAAATGATGTGCCAGATAGACTATCAATACTAACATATTTGTCTCAGTTCTATCAGCGTCTTGGACACACAG TTAATACAAAGGTTTCAGAGAGTGAGTCGAAATCATCGCCATCTTCACAATCAACA ACACCAATCAAGTTTGGAAAAGTGGCTCTGGACAAGTGTGCCGCTTGTGGACTTCCTGTATACCTAGCACAAAGACTTATGGTCTCACAGAAACTGTACCATAGACAATGTTTCCGATGCTCCAAATGTTCTGGACATTTGAATCctaaaaactttcatattattaaagaaaatgaatTTTCTTGTGATACTtgtaaaaatgaaaagaataTATCCAAATATCTTAACAATAATGATCAAATGGGAATGCTGGCATTCAATAATGATACATGTAGCACAAACCAAGAAACCTTAAAGGATGACTTAAAGGTTACAAGGGATAAAACAAGACCCCAGTCAATATTAG aaaaaataaatatgtttgaaaaCATAGATAAAGATATcagtattgaaaataaattaggaaatattagtttaaaagataatttgattagtaataaatataaggatAGTGCTAATAACATTAGCAGTTCTAGCACTAAAACAGAAGATTGTGGTGATATGGAAAGTACTCATAGTGTAACAGATGGAAATGATGATGAACTAttggaaaaagaaaacaaaatattgtacagATCAACTCcagaaaaagtatataaaagtaatattgataaactaaattttttacaaacgCAACTAACTGAACAACAAAATTTGGAATCCCAAGCAAAAGAAGCAGAAGTAAATAAGCCAGATATTGAAGATGATTTAACAGAAAGTGTTCCAAAGAATGACATTTccttaaatgatttaaaaagtaatataactGATGATAGTAGGTTAGCTCAaagcacaaataaaaaattagacaCAGAATTAATAGATCATAACTCACATTCGGATTTGGATATATCTATTCAAAAGGAGACAgaggtaaaaataaatgtccctccaagaagaaaaaaaaatagtgcattgaataaaaaagttgaaCATGACAATAATGAAAAACTAAAGAAAAGCGATAAAGATTACCCTGACTATTTAAATCCCTTCTCTGATGAAGAGGACGAG CCTGAGCTTCAGCAAACTCAAAGGAGAGTGAGTACCAACCCATTTGGAAGCAGcgatgatgaagatgatgcAGTGCCTCCTATAAGTTCTCCCCCAAAAATTCCGGATGTACAATCATCAACacctat CAAACGGCACATAACAGCGTATAACCCGTTTTGGTCTGATGGCGAAGAACCTTCTACAGATGAAGAGTATGACAGTATGAG CATGCACAAATCTCCAATCACGGCCAGTACTCCGAACCTACCGTCGAGCACGCCTCGCCGCAGGAAGCCAAAGGCGCCTCCTCCGCCCGTTATCAGTATAAGTGAACACCACGACATGCCTGCCACGTCTATGGACGATGTGGCCAGTCTATCCTCTATGAGTTCACATACGTCCACTGCACATTCCGACCAG AAATCGTTTGGCAAATTAACTCCAAATTCAAGGAAAAAGCGTCCCGCTCCCTCACCACTCGACAGCCTATCAAATGTGTCCGGCTGTGGGGGCTCGCTCGAGCGAGGCGTAGATACTTCGACCACACGCAGCAATCTATCTGATg GTGGTCGTAAAACGAAAGGACCAGCACCAGGCTTACCCTTACCTGAACGACGTGAAGTTAAAATGCAAATGTCACCGGAGGAACTTCAAGTTCAACTAGATTTACTTGAGACGCAACAGCTTGGACTAGAGAGGCAGGGTGTCCTCATCGAGCAGATGATACGCGACAAGTGTGAGG GTGATGAAGCGTCAATGGCGCCCCAGGAAGAGATAGAGGACTTAGTTATTCAACTATGTGAACTAGTCAATGAAAAGAATGATTTGTTTAGAAAACAAACTGAACTAATGTATAT tcGGAGACAACAGCGTCTGGAACAGGAGCAGGCAGATATTGAACATGAAATTAGAGTCATTCAATCTCGTCCTGCAGTTAATCGTATTGACGCTGACAAA gCTCGTGAGGAGCAACTGGTATGCCGTTTGGTAGAAATTGTTCGCATGAGGGATGAATTGGTACAACAAATTGATGCGGAGAGAAGACGTGAGCGGCAAGAAGACCTGGCAATCGCTGCCTCCATCGCCAGTAAGAGAg CTCAGAGAAATAGCGACTCTAACAGCTCATCTATTAAATCGACCGAGGTTGTTACACCcgtgaagaaaaataaagtcaaggataaagttaaaaagcaattaaaaaaggCTAAACATACCCTAATCGCTAAGAAAAaagatgaagaaaaaaaagacaaaatgacatga
- the LOC119835224 gene encoding nuclear cap-binding protein subunit 3-like, with the protein MDNDREDGEMSDENEMDVDVAKEDIKTLPIDGSTLLYKADKTGPIVKCLNKVDALKLEERAQRFGLNLSGNRVVTQKQIDDLYANIGIEGNERHFRLDALHLTGIDGLTTKDVFEYLEDYKPVSLEWIDETSCNVVCQDHIAAALALLVHSREITDYDLNNVLSERSSYHWREGMPHPKKDVILMRFATNGDKKMGKKIRESKAVDSNEKNPWGDLCKSWGVYDHQEIFQRKLPVFHGTSDNEEVELQPRKFIKPRNKNLAMRLGKRTQNIQHVEESSDSDSEWNKKSKVPRMRMRADDEESKRKSRNVESNSLSDKDDYAPLSIEVINSQNTPMPNRSSSKLISEKFKKHESVHSSKNIQSRLGVKVVPQDDRSFSGSCSDDSDYNTMSRVQKVNDQNKKTSSVWSRLEANPVLSNDKTDLRQILKTRKHKKTDDLRERLGKSKSNLRIEIDNN; encoded by the exons ATGGATAATGACAGAGAAGATGGGGAAATGAgtgatgaaaatgaaatggaCGTAGATGTAGCGAAAGAAGATATAAAAACTCTTCCTATCGATGGAAGCACTTTG ctttataaggCAGATAAAACAGGACCTATTgttaaatgtttgaataaagTCGACGCATTAAAACTAGAGGAAAGGGCTCAGCGCTTTGGATTGAATTTAAGTGGCAATCGGGTCGTTACCCAAAAGCAAATTGATGATCTCTATGCTAATATAGGTATTGAAGGAAATGAAAGACATTTTAGACTGGATGCATTGCACCTTACTGGTATTGATGGATTAACAACAAAAGATGTGTTTGAGTATTTGGAAGATTATAAACCAGTTTCATTGGAGTGGATTGATGAAACATCAT GTAATGTAGTGTGTCAGGACCATATAGCAGCAGCATTAGCTTTACTTGTTCATTCACGTGAAATAACTGATTATGAtttgaataatgtattatcAGAGAGGTCATCATATCACTGGCGGGAAGGCATGCCACATCCTAAGAAAGATGTTATTTTGATGAGATTTGCAACAAATGGCGATAAAAAAATGGGGAAAAAAATAAGGGAATCTAAAGCTGTAGATTCTAATGAAAAGAATCCTTGGGGTGATCTTTGTAAATCTTGGGGAGTTTATGATCACCAAGAAATATTTCAACGTAAATTGCCAGTATTTCATGGCACGTCTGACAATGAAGAAGTGGAACTTCAGCCTcggaaatttattaaaccaagaaataaaaaccttGCAATGCGCTTAGGTAAAAGGACTCAGAACATTCAACATGTGGAAGAATCAAGTGACTCTGATTCTGAATGGAATAAGAAATCAAAAGTTCCCAGAATGCGAAtgagggctgatgatgaagaaagtaaaagaaaaagtCGTAATGTTGAATCAAATAGTTTAAGTGATAAAGATGATTATGCTCCATTATCAATTGAAGTTATAAATTCTCAAAATACCCCCATGCCAAATCGATCctcatcaaaattaatatcagaGAAGTTCAAGAAACATGAAAGTGTACAttcttcaaaaaatatacaatctcGTCTTGGTGTTAAAGTTGTACCACAAGACGACAGGTCTTTCAGTGGTAGCTGTTCAGATGATTCTGATTACAATACAATGAGTAGAGTACAAAAAGTAaatgatcaaaataaaaagactTCAAGTGTCTGGTCAAGGTTGGAGGCAAACCCTGTATTGTCAAATGACAAAACAGATTTACGACAAATTTTAAAGACAAGAAAGCATAAAAAAACTGACGACCTGAGAGAACGACTCGGTAAatctaaatcaaatttaagaattgaaatagacaataattaa
- the LOC119835247 gene encoding polymerase delta-interacting protein 3-like, giving the protein MASYVNMSLDDIIQKKKRGNQNRKTGKPKGPPVLKTDIIDARNKIVSKKRTQIRDAREKLAELAKQKDARLKLQQLRAKKASMKPSGSHLIQNKQRAMKTYIKRDRVFTDPSRQVVYQPLQNKSLGRKQRNNQRFLEDRTFASTSISKLSIKPILRTIENDLEIIDDPMGEDYNPAPILSNRKASLQLKIIAHNSDNLRMAIREREKSPPRPPSILKKRPMAALRMEKAEEDNEKPPLEYRIIVSNLRSTVTGGDIKELFDDVGGMLESRLVRPGTAEVIYKSLEDAQRAVDLYHNRQLDGQPMNCLLVTPRTSSKSSSKPALISSNSTVEPDLSTFHKVLFSHF; this is encoded by the exons ATGGCATCGTATGTAAATATGAGTTTAGatgatataatacaaaaaaagaaacgaGGAAATCAAAATAG aaaAACCGGTAAACCGAAAGGACCCCCGGTTTTAAAAACGGATATAATTGATGCTAGGAATAAAATAGTCTCTAAGAAAAGGACTCAAATCAGAGATGCAAGAGAAAAATTAGCTGAACTTGCTAAGCAAAAGGATGCCCGATTAAAGTTACAACAACTAAGGGCGAAAAAG GCTTCAATGAAACCCTCAGGATcacatttaatacaaaacaagCAAAGGGCaatgaaaacatatataaaaagagaTAGAG tttTTACAGACCCATCTCGACAAGTTGTATATCAAcctttacaaaacaaaagctTGGGaagaaaacaaagaaataatcaaAGATTTTTAGAAGACAGGACATTTGCTTCAACATCTATAT cTAAGTTATCAATAAAACCTATATTGCGTACCATAGAGAATGATCTTGAAATCATTGATGATCCTATGGGTGAAGATTACAATCCTGCACCCATACTATCAAATAGAAAAGCAAGCCTACAACTTAAGATAATAGCACACAATAGTGACAATCTGAG GATGGCAATCAGAGAAAGAGAGAAAAGTCCACCAAGACCACCatcaatacttaaaaaaagacCTATGGCAGCTTTGCGTATGGAAAAGGCTGAGGAAGATAATGAAAAACCCCCCCTTGAATATAGAATTATTGTAAGCAATTTACGCAGTACTGTTACAGGGGGTGACATAAAG GAATTATTTGATGATGTAGGTGGTATGTTAGAATCACGTCTTGTTAGACCTGGTACCGCTgaggttatatataaaagtttggAAGATGCACAGAGAGCTGTGGACTTGTATCATAATCGACAATTGGATGGTCAACCTATGAACTGCCTCCTTGTAACTCCGAGAACTTCATCcaa